The following are encoded together in the Malaya genurostris strain Urasoe2022 chromosome 3, Malgen_1.1, whole genome shotgun sequence genome:
- the LOC131438589 gene encoding endocuticle structural glycoprotein ABD-5-like produces the protein MKLLIAVAFILISCHIANAQDEIQLVEFTNDNNPDGSYKFSYEQSDGQKREESGVLKPVEGAETPALSVTGSYEYADANGQRYRVEYTADERGFRPTVTKL, from the exons ATTGCAGTCGCCTTCATTCTCATCTCCTGTCACATCGCCAACGCACAGGATGAAATTCAGTTAGTGGAGTTCACCAATGATAACAATCCTGATGGCAGCTACAAATTCTC ATACGAACAATCGGATGGCCAAAAACGGGAGGAATCCGGTGTGCTGAAACCGGTGGAGGGTGCCGAAACCCCGGCTCTTTCGGTGACGGGATCGTACGAATATGCCGATGCGAATGGACAGCGATATCGTGTGGAATATACTGCGGACGAACGTGGCTTCCGGCCAACCGTTACGAAGTTGTAA